CCATACAACAGATGAAAATCATGAGTTTGCTGCGATGCCGGTTAGTAGAATGGAGTTTCCCCTTAAGCATCCGAAACATAAAATCGTCCACAGTAAAGCAGACAATCTTCATTTCAAAAAAATGAGTTCCAGTTTAAATAATATTGGTAAAAAGAAGGCAAGCCTGACACTAAGAACAAGAAACAAACTAATACGCTTGTTTCGTGATTTTAATTTATTGCCATCTAAGTCTTTGCTGCCATCTAAGTCACAGAACACTTAATTCCATTCATTCTATTTCTGTTCCAGGTTTTTAAAAACCTGAGTTCGATTTTTAAATTTGACGGATATCATAAAATCAGTCCCAACAAGACGCGTTATCTCGCATCCAGAGCGTTCGGGACGTGATCTACTGTTCTTAACAAAGGCAGGAGATGCCACGCCGGGGCGTGGCATGACATAATTGTTGACGAATTAATACACCCTTTTTGAACTGATTTTGCCATTTAATCAAAAGTGGTTTAATTCCCCGACCCTCTGGGTCGGAAAGGACAAAATTCCCCCTTTTGCCGCGGGCATCCCTTCGGGGGAAGCGAACAGAGAGAGCTGGGGGATGACTCACTGAGTTCGGAAGTGCCCATTTGTAGTTGTTAAGCATAAAAGATCATCCCCCATTGCCCCCTTCGAAGGGGGACACTTCAAAATAAACTCGATATTGACCAAAAAGTTATGGATTCTAAGTGGATACCTCGTGGGCTCTGCCCCGAGGTAGTTCATTTAATAGAACTCAGGTTGAAACATCCGTTCGATTATAACCTAAGATCAGCGGATTAATCAGCGCGATTACGCGTGAAAATTGCTGTGCCATGAATAGTTGTTTGAATCTTCACCCAACTCTGGCGAAGCTTCAATGTCAGCCACTCTATAGCAGGGACTTTAAAAAAAACTCGTGGTGCCTTATAACAGACACAATTTCGGAAGTCAGTGGATAAGTTTATCGAAAAATCGAACACTCCTTGATTTTATCCATGATTTACAGTTGTCTTGAAAATTGTTAATTATTATTGACATAATCATATTTATAGAAATATCTCTAAAGGGAATTGAAAGTGTGTCTCTTTTCATTCAGTAAGAAGTTTTTTTAATAATTTTTTTCAGGGCCTATCCTCAGGAGGAAGAGTGTTTAAGGATGAATAATTTTTTTTAAAAATAAAGATAGTTCATTTTGTTTATTAAAATTATTTCATAATAGATAATTCATTGTATTAAAGAAATATTCTTTATAAGATTGAAATTCACTAAAGGGAGGGTGTTATCATGAAAACATCAATTCTGGGAATTTCAGCTTTCTATCACGATTCATCAGCCACATTGCTGCAGAATTCTGAAATCGTTGCAGCAGCTCAGGAGGAGCGATTCAGCAGAATTAAGGGGGATGCAGCATTTCCGGAAAGTTCGGTAGCGTATTGTCTGAATGAAGGGGGGATTACTCAACAGGAACTGGACTTTGTGGTATTTTATGAAAAACCGTATGTGAAGTTTGAACGGTTGCTTGAAACGTATCTGGCTTACGCACCTCGGGGCCTTGACTCCTATAAAGAGTCGATACCGGTTTGGGCGCGGGATAAGCTCAATATTCCGGGTGCTCTGAAAAAAAGACTTCAAAATTTTAAGGGTGAGATTCTGTTTGCAGATCATCATGAATCTCATGCAGCTAGTGCTTTTTACCCGTCCCCATTTAACGAAGCTGCGATATTAACCATAGATGCCGTGGGGGAGTGGGCAACAAGCTCATTAGCTATTGGTAAAGAAAATGATATCGAGATGTTAAGGGAATTACCGTTCCCGCACTCTGTGGGGATGCTCTATTCTGCTTTCACTTATTATTGCGGTTTTAAAGTGAATTCGGGCGAGTATAAACTCATGGGCCTGGCTCCTTATGGTGAACCGGTATATGTGCAGCTTATTAAGGATAATATATTGGATATCAAAGAGGATGGATCTATTGAACTGAACCTCTCCTTTTTTAATTACTGCCATGGCCGCACCATGACCTCTGAAAAATTCCACGAGCTTTTCGGAGATGCACCACGTGAACCAGAAACGACTATTACTCAGAAAGAGATGAACCTGGCCGCTTCCATTCAGGTTGTTTGTGAAGAAATTGTACTTAAGATGGCCCGCCATTTACATGAGTTAACCGGGATGAAAAACCTGGTCCTCGCAGGTGGAGTTGCTTTAAACTGTGTGGCGAACGGAAGAGTGCTTCGTGAGGGGCCATTTGACAAATTGTGGATTCAGCCTGCTGCCGGAGATGCGGGGGGTTCCCTGGGGGCTGCGTTACTGGTCTGGCATCATGTTTTGGGGAAAAAGAGAAACGTACAAAAAAATGACAGCCAGAAGGGAAGCCTTTTAGGTCCATCTTTCCAAAATGAGGAAATCGGATTGTTTCTGGATTCCGTTAAGGCTCATTATGAATATATACCGATAGAAAATAAACTTGTTGAACGTGTTGCACAGCTCATTGACCAGCAACATATCATTGGGTGGTTCCAGGGGAGAATGGAGTTTGGGCCGCGGGCTCTCGGCTGCAGAAGTATTATCGGGGATGCGCGCACGGTTGATATGCAGAAAAAAATGAATCTGAAAATTAAATACCGGGAATCATTTCGACCGTTTGCCCCGTCGGTTTTGCAGGAATCGGCTCATTTACTGTTCCAGGTTCGGCCGGATGAGGATATCCCCTATATGCAGGTGGTGGCACCTGTACTCGAAGAGAAACGATCCGACCTATCGCAGGAGGACCTTCAAAAAATGAAAGATCCGGATTTACGTATCCGGGTTTCTGTGGCCCGGTCTGAATATCCCGCAATTACCCATGTAG
The DNA window shown above is from Rhodohalobacter sp. SW132 and carries:
- a CDS encoding carbamoyltransferase; the encoded protein is MKTSILGISAFYHDSSATLLQNSEIVAAAQEERFSRIKGDAAFPESSVAYCLNEGGITQQELDFVVFYEKPYVKFERLLETYLAYAPRGLDSYKESIPVWARDKLNIPGALKKRLQNFKGEILFADHHESHAASAFYPSPFNEAAILTIDAVGEWATSSLAIGKENDIEMLRELPFPHSVGMLYSAFTYYCGFKVNSGEYKLMGLAPYGEPVYVQLIKDNILDIKEDGSIELNLSFFNYCHGRTMTSEKFHELFGDAPREPETTITQKEMNLAASIQVVCEEIVLKMARHLHELTGMKNLVLAGGVALNCVANGRVLREGPFDKLWIQPAAGDAGGSLGAALLVWHHVLGKKRNVQKNDSQKGSLLGPSFQNEEIGLFLDSVKAHYEYIPIENKLVERVAQLIDQQHIIGWFQGRMEFGPRALGCRSIIGDARTVDMQKKMNLKIKYRESFRPFAPSVLQESAHLLFQVRPDEDIPYMQVVAPVLEEKRSDLSQEDLQKMKDPDLRIRVSVARSEYPAITHVDYSARIQTVDEQRHGRFYSLLKKFYELTGSPVIVNTSFNVRSEPIVQSPWEAYRCFMATDMDCLVLENYVLLKKEQDDHSAIDSEKYMSQYAPD